Proteins from one Corallococcus exiguus genomic window:
- a CDS encoding ABC transporter ATP-binding protein, with amino-acid sequence MSEPTPPALELKGLSKAYGKFTALHAVDLTIRPGEIFALLGPNGAGKTTLIGSVCGLVRKSAGTMKVFGKDLDVDPNGPRYQVGLVPQEINFDPFFSVAESLRIQQGYYGQPRDDARIDEVLTALNLQAKKDSLTRALSGGMKRRLLIAKALVHKPKLVFLDEPTAGVDVELRRDLWTYVKKIASEGTTIVLTTHYLEEAEELADRVGIINEGRLLMTEDKSSLLRRFGEKRLVVTFAEPQAAMPAAGARFAASLSTDGRTLTYVERDNCAPSGELLRSLYADGLPISEVETRRSRLEDVLIEILRGRPSQAA; translated from the coding sequence ATGTCAGAGCCGACGCCCCCCGCCCTGGAGCTCAAGGGCCTCTCCAAGGCCTACGGAAAGTTCACTGCCCTTCACGCCGTGGACCTCACCATCCGCCCCGGTGAAATCTTCGCCCTTCTGGGCCCCAACGGCGCCGGAAAGACGACCCTCATCGGCAGTGTGTGCGGCCTGGTGAGGAAGTCCGCTGGCACCATGAAGGTCTTCGGCAAGGACCTGGACGTGGACCCCAACGGGCCCCGCTACCAGGTCGGCCTGGTCCCGCAGGAGATCAACTTCGACCCGTTCTTCTCCGTCGCGGAGTCCCTGCGCATCCAGCAGGGCTACTACGGCCAGCCCCGCGACGACGCGCGCATCGACGAGGTCCTCACCGCCTTGAACCTCCAGGCCAAGAAGGACTCCCTCACGCGCGCCCTGTCCGGCGGCATGAAGCGCCGGCTGCTCATCGCCAAGGCCCTGGTCCACAAGCCCAAGCTCGTGTTCCTGGACGAGCCCACCGCGGGCGTGGACGTGGAGCTGCGCCGCGACCTGTGGACGTACGTGAAGAAGATCGCCAGCGAAGGCACCACCATCGTCCTCACCACGCACTACCTGGAAGAGGCCGAGGAGCTGGCGGACCGCGTGGGCATCATCAACGAGGGCCGCCTCCTCATGACCGAGGACAAGTCCTCGCTCCTGCGCCGCTTCGGAGAGAAGCGCCTGGTCGTCACCTTCGCCGAACCGCAGGCCGCCATGCCCGCCGCGGGCGCGCGCTTCGCCGCGAGCCTGTCCACCGACGGCCGCACGCTCACCTATGTGGAGCGCGACAACTGCGCGCCCTCCGGTGAGTTGCTCCGCTCGCTCTACGCGGATGGGCTGCCCATCTCGGAAGTGGAGACGCGGCGGTCGCGCCTGGAAGACGTGCTCATCGAAATCCTCCGTGGCCGCCCCTCGCAGGCCGCCTGA
- a CDS encoding ABC transporter permease, with amino-acid sequence MNVLGMQTLFAKEVRRFMRVPGQTILSPLISTTLYFIVFGYSISGRIHEVEGQPYLHFIVPGLVFLGIANNAFLNSSSSLFITKIQGTVVDLLVAPLGPGELMVGFIGGAMVRGLVVGLLTWIVAAVFSGFSLEHPLATLYFLMLSSYVFSVLGMLAAVWAEKFEQINFFPTFVMLPLTFLGGVFYSVRELPSPWNHISLFNPMVYMVEGLRYGMLGSSLFSPLVGGAILALTAAVATGVTYAVLRSGYKMKA; translated from the coding sequence ATGAACGTCCTCGGGATGCAGACGCTGTTCGCGAAGGAGGTCCGGCGCTTCATGCGCGTGCCGGGCCAGACCATCCTGTCGCCCCTCATCAGCACCACGCTGTACTTCATCGTCTTCGGCTACTCGATTTCCGGCCGCATCCACGAGGTGGAAGGCCAGCCGTACCTGCACTTCATCGTGCCGGGCCTCGTGTTCCTGGGCATCGCGAACAACGCGTTCCTCAACAGCTCCTCGTCGCTGTTCATCACCAAGATTCAGGGCACGGTGGTGGACCTGCTGGTGGCACCGCTGGGGCCCGGTGAATTGATGGTGGGCTTCATCGGTGGCGCCATGGTGCGCGGCCTGGTGGTGGGCCTGCTCACGTGGATTGTCGCGGCGGTGTTCTCCGGCTTCAGCCTGGAGCACCCGCTGGCGACGCTCTACTTCCTCATGCTGTCCAGCTACGTGTTCAGCGTGCTGGGCATGCTGGCCGCCGTGTGGGCGGAGAAGTTCGAGCAGATCAACTTCTTCCCGACCTTCGTGATGCTGCCGCTCACGTTCCTGGGCGGCGTCTTCTACTCGGTGCGCGAGCTGCCCTCGCCGTGGAACCACATCAGCCTCTTCAACCCCATGGTCTACATGGTGGAGGGGCTGCGCTACGGCATGCTCGGCAGCAGCCTGTTCTCGCCGCTCGTGGGTGGGGCCATCCTCGCCCTCACCGCGGCGGTCGCGACGGGCGTCACGTACGCGGTGCTGCGCTCCGGCTACAAGATGAAGGCCTAG